In bacterium, the sequence CTTCGCCTTTATCATTAACAAAATATCCATTAACTTGGTTAAGAAATGTCTTCAAATCTGTCTTAAGCTCAAAAACAAGACCAGTTCTTGTATTACCTCCTCCAATTCCACCAGCTTTCATCTAATAATTCCTCACTAAAACCTCTGTTATCTTCCCTCTCTTACTTGCAACAGAATTTATTGCACGGGAAGCAAAAACTTTTTTTATTTCATAATTTTTATATAATTCATTGATCCCCTTTGTGTCGGAATTTGAAAGCATAAAATAAACGCCCAAATTATCAAGTTCATCGCAAAGTTCTTTTAATTTAACTTGCATATCCCCTCCAAAACCTTCTTTTGTATAAGAAGTAAAACTTGATGTTTCATTTAAAGGAGCATAAGGCGGATCAAAATAAACAAAATCACCTTTTTGAACATGCTTTAATATTTCTGAAAAATCAGAATGTCTAATTTCAGTATTTTGGAATAATTGTGAACAATTTAATAAATTTACTTCATCAAGAATACGAGGATTTGAATATTTTCCAAAAGGAACATTAAACTCACCTTTGCTATTAACTCGATAAAGTCCGTTAAAGCAGGTTCTGTTCATATATATAAATCTGCTTGCTTTTTGAATATCAGACCACTTTTTGTATCTGCTGTTTCTGTCAATATTTCTAATTTCATAAAAATATTCTTCTGTATTTTTATGCTGCTTTAAATCTTCAATTAATTCATAAGCATTATTTTTTATAACTTGATAAAGGTTTATTAATTCAGGATTAATGTCGGAAATATAAGAATTTTCAGGGTGAAGGTTAAAAAATAATGCACCGCCACCAATAAAAGGCTCAAAATACCGGTTAAATTTTTTCGGTAAATTATTTTTCAAATCGGTAAGAAGCTGTCTTTTACCTCCTGCCCATTTAACTATTGGCAAGGTTTCGGAAATATAAATTTTTTCTAAAACTACTGACATAAGACCTCTTTTTTTATTTGCGGTAAATCTTCAAAACGTTTAATTGACAGATCTAAGTATTCTGATTCTATATCAATCCCAACGAACTTTCTACCTAATTTATTTGCCATTATACCGGTTGTGGAACTTCCGGCAAACGGATCAAGAATTAAGTCTCTTTTATTAGTCGAGGCAAGGATTATACGTTTTAATAATTCTAAAGGTTTTTGCGTCGGATGTTTTCCGTATTTTTTCTCATGAGTTTTAATTGCACCTATTGCCCATACAGAACGCATTTGCTTATCAGGCTTTTTAAGGAAATCATCTTCCCAATCGCCGTTTTTCATATTTTCATAGTTAAAAGTATGTTTTGCATTTTTGTCTTTTATAGCCCATAAAAGCGTTTCATGGCTTGCCGTAAAATATCTGCAGCTTAAATTAGGTGAGGCATTAGGCTTAAACCAAATTATATCGTTAAGAATTTTATATTCTGATTTTTGAAGAGCAAAACCACAAGAATAAATAGAGTGATAAGTTCCGCTAATCCATATTGTTCCTGATGGTTTTAATACT encodes:
- a CDS encoding site-specific DNA-methyltransferase, whose amino-acid sequence is MQKYYEKQGFRLYHGNCLEVLKQIPENTFDMIFADPPYHLSNGGFTCHAGKAVSVNKGKWDESKGIEEDFQFHMEWINACKKVLKPSGTIWISGTYHSIYSCGFALQKSEYKILNDIIWFKPNASPNLSCRYFTASHETLLWAIKDKNAKHTFNYENMKNGDWEDDFLKKPDKQMRSVWAIGAIKTHEKKYGKHPTQKPLELLKRIILASTNKRDLILDPFAGSSTTGIMANKLGRKFVGIDIESEYLDLSIKRFEDLPQIKKEVLCQ
- a CDS encoding DNA adenine methylase, which translates into the protein MSVVLEKIYISETLPIVKWAGGKRQLLTDLKNNLPKKFNRYFEPFIGGGALFFNLHPENSYISDINPELINLYQVIKNNAYELIEDLKQHKNTEEYFYEIRNIDRNSRYKKWSDIQKASRFIYMNRTCFNGLYRVNSKGEFNVPFGKYSNPRILDEVNLLNCSQLFQNTEIRHSDFSEILKHVQKGDFVYFDPPYAPLNETSSFTSYTKEGFGGDMQVKLKELCDELDNLGVYFMLSNSDTKGINELYKNYEIKKVFASRAINSVASKRGKITEVLVRNY